DNA sequence from the Dehalococcoidales bacterium genome:
TACCTTCGTAGGCTCATTGATTGTAGCTCTTATTTCTGTTTGGTTTTCTCAGTGGTTATCTGTCCGTAGAGAGTATAGGAAGGCTTTAGAAAACCTGAGAAGTGAAGTATCCACAAATATAGATAATATTGATTTGATAAGCAGGTGGATAGACACAAATCTTGATAACTTGAAGGAAAACCGAGTAGTAGTTGCTACATGCCCTCACCTTTACGAATCTGCTTGGATTTCGGTAAGAGGTGCCGTCTCTTCTAAGGATTATGATATTGCCCAAAAAATGGAGGGTGCATGTGGTTTTCTTGGTAGTATACATGACCTTATGCATGCGGTTGAGGAATTAAAATGGGGAGCAGGTTCAGCGATGACTGGCTCTAAGCAGAGTAAAACCACTGTTTTTGAAGCAATGAAAGAAATTATTAACAAAGGTTTATTGCCAAACTTAACGGAAGTAAAAACCCTCTTAGATAGGAAACTGGGGTAGATATTCTACCCATTACTTATGTATCCTCAGTATTCTAAGAGGGGCTTTCGCCCGTCTTTTCATTTCCTCCCCCCATTTATCTTTTCCCGCCCGCCGCCCTTAAGGAAGTTTAAAGGGGGAGCAAAGCTCCCCCTTTAAGAAACCCCCTCTCTTTCCATAGGGGAGGGGCTAAAACATCCAGCCTGATATTTCCAGTTGCTATTTCCATGCCGAGGCTGTGACCTGTACCTTTGCCGTGCTTGCCATCACATCCCGGGCGTCTCTTCCGGCTGGATGCTTGCCCGCGTAACCAGCCTCCCCCTTTCCCTTGCCAAGGGAAAGGGGGAATTGAGGGGGATAGGATTAAGAACGTATTTCCTCGGGATTCTTCGGTCGTCCCGATGGACTCCTGGAATGACAGTTCAGATGACTTCAAGGGATAGGGTTGAGGAGTTTGGGGAAGGTATTTGACTTCATATCCACCTCACCCCGAGATTCTTCGGTCGCCGTGCTCCCTTAGAATGACATTTGAGATAATATACCTGGCAGGGGAAAGGGGGAAGTGAGGGGGATAAGGCTCAGAAAGCGTCTTTGAGATTGTTTCATCCTTATGGGGAAAGCTCGCAATGAAAGGAATAATCTCAGTCCTCTCTCTATAAAGCTCGAGATGGAAAAGGTCCAACAAGAAGCTAAAAGAGTCAAGAAAATAACAAAAAGGTAGTGTTAGTTGATGCTATGTAACCACTATCTCCCGGAATATTTCTTGCATCCCGCCTTCCAGTAGAGTAATATAGAAACATTATCAGTTGGATGAATTAACTTTCGCCTATTTATCGATGGAGTTTGGTATCGACCCGGCGATACCAACATATAGCGGCGGGTTGGGAATACTGGCCGGGGATACCATCAAAGCCGCCGCCGATTTGAATCTGTCGGCAGTCGGGGTGACCCTTCTGCACCGGCAGGGCTATTTTCGCCAGCACCTGGACGACGCAGGAAACCAGTCAGAGAGCGACTCCGGCTGGTACCCTCATGATTTTCTGGAGTTACTCCCGCTACGGGTTGCAATAACCATCGCCGGTAGTCAGGTGCAAGTGCAGGTATGGCGTTACCTGGTGCGCAGCGAATTCGGCCACTCTGTGCCGGTATACTTTCTGGATACTGATATCCCGGAGAATCCCTCCTTTGCCCGCGGTCTTACCGGGCGCCTATATGGCGGCGACGACCGTTACCGCCTGTGCCAGGAGATTGTGCTCGGCCTGGGCGGCATCGCCATGCTGCGCGCCCTCGGTTATCAGAGAATCCGGGCGTACCACATGAATGAAGGGCACTCCGCCCTCGCGGTTCTGGCGCTCATGGAAGAGCAGGCCTGGGGAAGAAATCTCGACTCAATAACCGAGGCTGATAGAGAGTCAGTACGCCGGCGCTGTGTCTTTACCACCCATACCCCGGTGCTGGCCGGGCATGACAACTTCTCGCTTAACCTGGTGCGGGAGGTGCTCGGGGATGAGCGCATGGATTTCCTGCTGACTACTCAGTGCTGCAATAATGGTGCCTTGAGCATGACTAACCTGGCAGTGGACTTTTCCGGCTACGTCAACGGTGTTTCCATGCGGCATGAGGAGATTTCACGTACTCTTTTTTCCAACCACAACATCGACTCCGTCACCAACGGGGTGCATGCGCTGACCTGGACATCACTCCCCTTTCAGAGACTGTATGACAGCTATATCCCGGAGTGGCGCCGCGATAACCTCTACCTGCGATATGCTATTAAAGTCCCGCTGGATGGAATCCGGGAAGCTCATCTGGAGTCCAAGCAGCGACTGTTCATGGAGGTGGAGCGGCGTACCGGCGTCTGTCTCGACCCGGAGGCAATGACCATCGGTATGGCACGGCGCGCTACTGCCTACAAGCGTACCGACATGCTTTTTAGCGATCTGGAGAGACTGCAAAGCATTGCCAGGGGACGGCCTTTTCAGGTCGTCTGCGGCGGAAAAGCCCATCCTCGGGATGAGGGCGGCAAGGCTCTTATCCGGCGTATCTTTGAGGCGGGCTCCCTTCAGGAGGTTATCCCCGTTGTCTACCTGGAGGAGTATGACATTACCCTGGGCAAGTTGTTGTGCTCGGGGGTGGACCTGTGGTTGAATACCCCGCAGAAACCGCACGAAGCATCCGGCACCAGCGGGATGAAGGCCGCCCTGAACGGCGTGCCCAGTTTGAGTATCCTGGACGGCTGGTGGGTTGAGGGTCACGTGGAGGATGTTACCGGCTGGTCGATTGGTGATGGCTGGCGGTCTGAGGCACAACCGGAGATTGAGATTGCCAGTCTCTATGATAAGCTGGAGAAGGTGATTCTGCCCCTGTTTTACGATTGCCCTGACGATTTTGCCGGTATCATGCGCTCCGTTATCGCCCTCAACGGTTCCTATTTTAACGCCCAGCGTATGGTCGCCCAGTACCTCCAGAATGCTTACCTCCGTGCTGGCACTATCTAGAGAGTGTCTCAATAACAGCTTTACAATATCTGTCATTCCTTACCCTGGCCTGTCGCCAGGACAGGCTTGATACGGAATCCAGGGGGGTGGAGATACTGGATTCCCGCCTTCGCGGGAATCCAGTATGGTTGCGATGATTGTGGTAATCTCTGAGACACTATACTGTAGTGCCCGAATAATGCTGTGAGGTTTTGTCGATGGTCTGGCAGGTAAAGAATGCTTTAGTCCTGGTGTTGCTGGTTATTCTCGGGCTGCTGCCGGGCGGTTGTGCCGGAAATAGCGGTGAAGTGAAGGCTGCCCTGGGACAACAGTTCTCCCTCTCTCCGGGTCAGAGCGCCGTAATCACTGGAGAGGAACTGAAAATCAAATTCGAGGGCGTGCTCGAGGACAGCCGTTGTCCCCGAAACGTCGTCTGTATCTGGGAAGGCAGGGTACGCTACGTGGTGCAGGTTACGGCTGACGGGTCACTGGCAAGGGTAGAGTTGACCGAACCCGGACTGACCGACCAGCCTGTTCAGCTCACTTTCGGGAGTTACCGGCTCACTTTTCATATAGAACCCTATCCCGAGGAGGGGAAAGATATTGCTGATGAGGAATACCGCCTGCTGTCGAGCGTTGAAAAACTGAGGTAAGCAAAGAGTTTTTGATAACGGCATCTCGCTGATTGCTGAAATGAAAGGCGAGCAGTTTAAGAGGAGCTTATACCTTCTTTCTCTGTATTTTTCGCTACCGGAGACAGCCTGTAGCTCAGGAATCTTATTACTCGATAAGCTTGCACCGCAGCTATGGCCATGATCAGCTTGGGTACCCACAGCCAGAACGGATTCAGTCCCAGCACCAGGAATAAAGCCGGGTCTTCAACCATAGAATGATTGATGCCGATGGAGATATGCAGGCGCTCCAGTTCTTCCCTGGTCAAATTACCCTTTTTAGCTTCATCGATGATGACCGCTCCGCCATACATCAACCCGAAAACGGCGCTGGTCAGCCATAAGGTCGCCGTCCGGTCGGAAAGGCG
Encoded proteins:
- the glgP gene encoding alpha-glucan family phosphorylase, with the protein product MDELTFAYLSMEFGIDPAIPTYSGGLGILAGDTIKAAADLNLSAVGVTLLHRQGYFRQHLDDAGNQSESDSGWYPHDFLELLPLRVAITIAGSQVQVQVWRYLVRSEFGHSVPVYFLDTDIPENPSFARGLTGRLYGGDDRYRLCQEIVLGLGGIAMLRALGYQRIRAYHMNEGHSALAVLALMEEQAWGRNLDSITEADRESVRRRCVFTTHTPVLAGHDNFSLNLVREVLGDERMDFLLTTQCCNNGALSMTNLAVDFSGYVNGVSMRHEEISRTLFSNHNIDSVTNGVHALTWTSLPFQRLYDSYIPEWRRDNLYLRYAIKVPLDGIREAHLESKQRLFMEVERRTGVCLDPEAMTIGMARRATAYKRTDMLFSDLERLQSIARGRPFQVVCGGKAHPRDEGGKALIRRIFEAGSLQEVIPVVYLEEYDITLGKLLCSGVDLWLNTPQKPHEASGTSGMKAALNGVPSLSILDGWWVEGHVEDVTGWSIGDGWRSEAQPEIEIASLYDKLEKVILPLFYDCPDDFAGIMRSVIALNGSYFNAQRMVAQYLQNAYLRAGTI